A single Alphaproteobacteria bacterium DNA region contains:
- the tuf gene encoding elongation factor Tu (EF-Tu; promotes GTP-dependent binding of aminoacyl-tRNA to the A-site of ribosomes during protein biosynthesis; when the tRNA anticodon matches the mRNA codon, GTP hydrolysis results; the inactive EF-Tu-GDP leaves the ribosome and release of GDP is promoted by elongation factor Ts; many prokaryotes have two copies of the gene encoding EF-Tu), with protein MTKTKFERNKPHCNIGTIGHVDHGKTSLTAAITKVLAESGGATFMAYDQ; from the coding sequence ATGACGAAGACGAAATTCGAGCGGAACAAGCCGCACTGCAACATTGGGACGATCGGCCACGTCGACCATGGCAAGACGTCGCTGACGGCCGCGATCACGAAGGTGCTGGCTGAGTCGGGCGGCGCCACGTTCATGGCGTACGACCAGA